One Brassica oleracea var. oleracea cultivar TO1000 chromosome C7, BOL, whole genome shotgun sequence genomic window carries:
- the LOC106306667 gene encoding LOW QUALITY PROTEIN: UDP-glycosyltransferase 85A1-like (The sequence of the model RefSeq protein was modified relative to this genomic sequence to represent the inferred CDS: inserted 2 bases in 1 codon), whose protein sequence is MASPVVYNGEKPHVVCVPYPAQGHINPMLKVAKLLYARGFHVTFVNTVYNHNRLIRSRGPHAVKGLPSFRFESIPDGLPETDVDVTQDITALCDSTMKNCLTPFKELLQRINAGDDVPPVSCIVADGCMSFTLDAAEELGVPEILFWTTGASAFMIYLHFYLFIEKGLAPIKAEDYLTNEYLDNVIDFIPSMKNLKFKDIPSFIRTTNPDDIMLKFALRETERSKRASAIILNTFDDLDHDVIQSMNSILPPVYPVGPLHLLANREIEEGSELGNMGSNLWKEETGCLDWLDTKAPNSVVYVNFGSITVITAKQLAEFAWXKEFLWVIRPDLVAGDEAMVPPEFLTETADRRMLASWCPQEKVLCHPAIGGFLTHCGWNSTLESLCGGVPMICWPFFADQQTNCKNCCDEWEVGMEIGGDVRREEIEKVIRELMDGEKGKKMREKADEWGRLAEAATEHERGSSVVNFEKVVKVLLDRDQRNK, encoded by the exons ATGGCATCTCCTGTGGTTTACAACGGAGAAAAACCACATGTAGTTTGCGTGCCGTATCCGGCTCAAGGGCACATCAATCCCATGCTGAAAGTGGCTAAACTCCTCTACGCCAGAGGCTTTCACGTCACTTTCGTCAACACCGTCTACAATCACAACCGTCTCATTCGGTCCCGTGGGCCTCATGCCGTTAAGGGTCTCCCTTCTTTCCGGTTTGAGTCCATCCCTGACGGTCTACCGGAGACCGACGTGGACGTCACACAGGACATCACTGCCCTTTGTGATTCCACAATGAAGAACTGTCTTACTCCATTCAAGGAGCTTCTCCAGCGGATTAACGCAGGAGATGATGTTCCTCCGGTGAGTTGTATTGTAGCGGACGGTTGTATGAGCTTTACTCTTGATGCAGCGGAGGAGCTTGGAGTCCCTGAAATCCTTTTTTGGACCACTGGCGCTTCTGCCTTCATGATTTATCTACACTTCTATCTCTTCATCGAGAAGGGTTTAGCTCCTATAAAAG CTGAGGATTACTTGACGAACGAGTACTTAGACAATGTTATAGATTTCATACCGTCGATGAAAAATCTAAAATTCAAGGACATTCCTAGCTTCATCCGAACCACTAATCCTGATGATATTATGCTTAAATTTGCCCTACGCGAGACCGAGCGATCCAAACGCGCTTCTGCTATCATTCTCAACACATTTGATGATCTCGACCATGATGTCATCCAGTCCATGAACTCCATTTTACCTCCGGTTTATCCAGTTGGACCGCTTCATCTCTTAGCTAACCGGGAGATTGAAGAAGGCAGTGAGCTTGGGAACATGGGATCGAACTTATGGAAAGAGGAGACAGGATGTTTGGATTGGCTCGATACTAAGGCTCCAAACAGCGTTGTTTACGTTAACTTTGGGAGCATAACCGTTATAACTGCGAAGCAGCTTGCCGAATTCGCTTG GAAGGAGTTTTTATGGGTCATCCGGCCGGACTTAGTAGCTGGAGACGAGGCAATGGTTCCGCCGGAGTTTTTGACGGAGACGGCAGACCGGAGGATGTTGGCAAGTTGGTGTCCTCAGGAGAAAGTTCTTTGCCACCCGGCAATAGGAGGTTTCTTGACGCATTGTGGATGGAACTCGACGTTGGAGAGTCTCTGTGGCGGTGTTCCAATGATATGTTGGCCATTCTTTGCCGACCAGCAAACGAATTGTAAGAACTGTTGTGATGAGTGGGAGGTAGGGATGGAGATTGGGGGAGATGTGAGGAGGGAGGAGATTGAGAAGGTGATTAGAGAGTTGATGGATGGTGAAAAGGGAAAGAAAATGAGAGAGAAGGCCGACGAGTGGGGACGCTTGGCTGAGGCAGCGACTGAGCATGAGCGTGGTTCCTCGGTTGTGAATTTTGAGAAGGTTGTTAAGGTTCTTTTGGACAGAGACCAGAGGAATAAATAA
- the LOC106301567 gene encoding UDP-glycosyltransferase 85A3-like yields the protein MADSVPSLITILSLALEEIEMGSHVVCNVQKPHVVCIPYPAQGHINPMLKVAKLLHAKGFHVSFVNTIYNHKRLLRSRGPNALGGLPSFQFEVIPDGLPETEVDATQDIPSLSESTMKNCLTPFKELLRQINARDDVPPLSCIVSDGAMSFTLDAAEEHGLPEVLFWTPSASGVMAYLHFYMFIEKGLFPFKDESCLTKEHLDTSIDWIPSMNNLKLKDIPTFVRTTNPNDIMVNFVVRETDRSKRASAIILNTFDDLDHDIIQAMQSILPPVYSIGPLHLLVNREIEEGSETERLGSNLWREETECLDWLDTKAQNSVVYVNFGSITVMTAKQLVEFAWGLAASRKEFLWVIRPDLVAGEKAVIPTQFLTETEGRRMLLSWCPQEKVLSHPAVGGFLTHNGWNSTLESISAGVPMVCWPFFAEQQTNAKFCCDEWGVGMEVGEDVKREEVEAVVRELMDGEKGKNLREKAEEWRRLAEKATEHPCGSSVVNFKTVVDKFFLGEN from the exons ATGGCAGACTCCGTGCCTAGCTTAATCACAATCTTGTCTTTGGCATTAGAAGAGATAGAAATGGGATCTCATGTCGTTTGTAACGTGCAAAAACCACACGTAGTTTGCATCCCTTACCCAGCTCAAGGCCACATCAACCCGATGCTGAAAGTGGCTAAACTCCTCCACGCAAAAGGCTTTCATGTCAGCTTTGTCAACACCATCTACAACCACAAACGCCTACTCCGTTCCCGTGGTCCCAACGCCCTCGGCGGACTTCCTTCGTTTCAGTTCGAGGTCATACCTGACGGTCTACCGGAGACTGAGGTGGATGCCACGCAGGACATCCCTTCCCTTTCTGAGTCCACCATGAAGAACTGTCTAACTCCTTTCAAGGAACTTCTTCGGCAGATCAACGCCAGAGATGATGTTCCTCCGCTCAGTTGTATTGTATCGGACGGCGCGATGAGCTTTACACTTGATGCTGCCGAGGAGCACGGTCTCCCGGAGGTTCTTTTCTGGACCCCGAGTGCATCTGGCGTCATGGCTTATTTACACTTTTATATGTTCATCGAGAAAGGTTTATTTCCTTTTAAAG ATGAGAGTTGTTTGACGAAAGAACACTTGGACACATCTATAGATTGGATACCATCGATGAATAATCTGAAACTAAAAGACATCCCTACCTTTGTTCGTACCACTAACCCCAACGACATAATGGTCAACTTCGTTGTCCGCGAGACAGACCGATCCAAACGCGCCTCTGCCATCATTCTCAACACGTTCGATGACCTTGATCATGACATCATCCAAGCTATGCAGTCCATTTTACCACCGGTTTATTCAATAGGACCGCTTCACCTCTTAGTGAACCGGGAGATTGAAGAAGGCAGTGAGACTGAAAGGCTAGGATCGAATCTTTGGAGAGAAGAGACGGAGTGTTTGGATTGGCTCGATACTAAGGCACAAAACAGCGTCGTTTACGTTAACTTTGGGAGCATAACGGTAATGACGGCGAAGCAGCTCGTGGAGTTCGCTTGGGGGTTGGCAGCATCAAGAAAAGAGTTTTTATGGGTGATCCGACCAGACTTAGTAGCTGGAGAGAAGGCGGTGATTCCTACACAGTTTTTAACAGAGACAGAAGGTCGAAGGATGTTGTTGAGTTGGTGTCCTCAGGAGAAAGTCCTGTCTCATCCGGCGGTAGGAGGATTTTTAACACATAACGGATGGAACTCGACGTTAGAGAGTATATCTGCTGGAGTTCCGATGGTGTGTTGGCCGTTTTTTGCGGAGCAGCAAACGAACGCGAAGTTCTGTTGCGACGAGTGGGGAGTGGGGATGGAGGTAGGCGAGGATGTGAAAAGAGAGGAGGTTGAGGCGGTGGTGAGAGAGCTGATGGATGGCGAAAAGGGGAAGAACTTACGAGAGAAGGCGGAGGAGTGGCGGCGTTTGGCGGAGAAAGCGACAGAGCATCCGTGTGGTTCGTCGGTCGTGAATTTTAAGACGGTTGTTGATAAGTTTTTTTTAGGGGAAAACTAG
- the LOC106302834 gene encoding uncharacterized protein LOC106302834 — protein MEKINLPNDGQVEIDISTDLLITNSGEDPIQTIAKEVYGQSFRTSTDKDLYRQRAILTPTNDEVDKINDYMLSQLPENDLDVMLSSEEKVYLSSDSIIPSDVDIEENVVYPTEFLNSVKVARLPRHCLKLGAPIMCLRNMDVMDGLCNDRRELTKDGL, from the exons ATGGAAAAAATAAATTTGCCTAACGACGGCCAAGTTGAGATTGACATCTCTACGGATTTGCTGATAACAAACAGTGGAGAAGATCCTATTCAAACTATTGCAAAAGAGGTTTATGGACAATCTTTTCGGACGTCAACAGATAAGGATTTGTATAGACAACGAGCCATTCTGACTCCCACAAATGATGAAGTGGATAAGATAAATGATTACATGCTTTCTCAGTTGCCAG AAAATGATTTAGATGTAATGCTTTCAAGTGAAGAGAAGGTTTACCTTAGCTCTGACAGCATTATTCCATCTGATGTTGACATAGAAGAAAATGTGGTATATCCTACAGAGTTTTTGAACAGTGTTAAAGTCGCTAGACTGCCTAGACACTGTTTAAAGCTTGGTGCTCCTATCATGTGTCTTCGTAACATGGATGTTATGGATGGCTTATGCAATG ATAGAAGGGAACTTACGAAAGACGGGTTGTAG
- the LOC106302832 gene encoding ATP-dependent DNA helicase RRM3-like yields the protein MFPKPLNIRTSIDTNGFPAYMRRLDGRFIEKNGIRLDNGHVVPYNRELMLRYCAHMNVEWCVQTRAVKYLFKYIHKGPDYASAAMDREDEDGIIDEIKTYYDCIYITAYESSWRILAFPTHYRTTSVEKLGFHLPDQEMVYYDEDEPIESVLNKKTVNQSMFLAWFKANRKYPEETTWEYLTEDVLYKKRRETGQLDMNLTIEQIKNIALTEIENYLLSNGRSLKKWKHMPNPEDFGCYNGNRLIDDELKYVVEDQLKENERFMAMITDEQRGVYNQILDAVLNDRGGVFFLYGYGGTGKTFVYRALSSAIQSRGLIVLNTASSGIVALLLEGGRTAHSRFGIPIDADEFGTCKKMEPGSDRAELVKAAKLIVWDEAPMMSRHCFETLDRSMHDIIRSSEDKPFGGKVVVFGGDFRQILPVIPGGGRAETVLAALNSSYLWEHCKVLKLTKNMRLLAGLTDDAEKGLESF from the exons ATGTTTCCGAAACCTCTCAACATCAGGACATCGATTGACACAAATGGATTCCCAGCTTACATGCGTCGGCTTGATGGTAGGTTTATTGAGAAAAATGGAATCAGATTAGACAATGGTCATGTTGTACCATACAACAGAGAGCTCATGCTTCGATACTGCGCGCATATGAATGTCGAGTGGTGCGTCCAAACACGGGCTGTTAAGTATCTGTTCAAGTATATCCATAAGGGACCTGATTATGCTTCAGCTGCAATGGATAGAGAAGATGAAGATGGCATCATTGACGAAATCAAAACATATTACGACTGCAT ATATATTACTGCATACGAGTCGTCGTGGCGGATTCTTGCTTTTCCTACCCATTATCGTACTACTTCTGTTGAGAAACTTGGATTTCATCTTCCGGATCAGGAAATGGTGTATTACGATGAAGATGAACCTATAGAGAGTGTTCTCAACAAAAAGACGGTCAACCAATCCATGTTTCTTGCCTGGTTCAAAGCAAACAGAAAATACCCAGAG GAGACTACTTGGGAGTATCTTACCGAAGATGTCCTTTACAAGAAGCGGAGAGAAACGGGACAACTTG ATATGAACTTGACCATAGAGCAGATCAAAAATATTGCTCTTACTGAGATTGAAAATTATTTGCTCAGCAATGGTCGTAGCCTCAAAAAATGGAAGCACATGCCAAACCCAGAAGATTTTGGCTGTTACAACGGCAATCGCCTTATAGATGATGAGCTTAAATATGTTGTGGAAGATCAGCTTAAGGAAAATGAAAGATTCATGGCGATGATAACAGATGAGCAAAGAGGAGTATACAACCAGATTTTGGATGCAGTTTTAAATGATAGAGGTGGAGTGTTCTTTCTTTATGGTTATGGAGGCACAGGAAAAACCTTCGTATACAGAGCACTCTCATCAGCCATCCAATCTAGAGGTCTAATTGTCCTAAATACTGCATCCAGTGGAATCGTTGCATTATTGTTGGAAGGAGGTAGAACTGCACATTCCAGATTTGGTATTCCGATAGACGCAGATGAATTCGGTACTTGCAAGAAAATGGAGCCAGGATCAGATCGTGCAGAACTGGTTAAAGCGGCAAAGCTAATTGTATGGGATGAGGCGCCTATGATGAGCAGGCACTGTTTCGAGACTTTGGATCGCAGTATGCATGATATTATTAGATCTTCTGAAGACAAGCCTTTTGGGGGTAAAGTTGTTGTTTTCGGTGGTGATTTCAGACAGATTTTACCGGTTATACCTGGAGGAGGTAGAGCAGAGACTGTTTTGGCGGCTCTGAATTCGTCATATCTTTGGGAGCACTGCAAAGTTTTGAAGCTAACAAAAAACATGAGATTGCTTGCTGGTCTTACTGATGATGCAGAAAAAGGGCTTGAGTCTTTCTAA
- the LOC106302167 gene encoding replication protein A 70 kDa DNA-binding subunit B-like translates to MILLLLQTTITPNGLLVLLHLFVPSVGTATSVRARFFVLNERLTIREIIDSTLVGTFVTMATIESIDAERGWQYLSCKYCNKKVFPTTNVDDDMRPLFYCNTCDKEHINVVSRFKLIANVKDDSGEANFLLFDTNAQMTVCTAELYDEDEDPDFLPEAVSDLFGKRMLFEISVDSDNIRGKSSQYLVRCANDDREMIEEFAALPHKPVLMLLGSDEISDGSGGSSETPVSKRKGKGEEENDAEDQLSVKKKQGQKKIKGE, encoded by the exons ATGATTCTCTTGCTCTTACAAACAACGATAACACCCAATGGTCTGTTGGTACTGCTACATCTGTTCGTGCCATCTGTTGGTACTGCTACATCTGTTCGTGCCAGGTTTTTTGTTCTTAATGAAAGGCTAACCATAAGAGAGATCATTGATAGTACTCTG GTTGGAACTTTTGTTACCATGGCCACTATTGAAAGTATTGATGCTGAACGTGGATGGCAATACCTAAGTTGTAAATACTGCAACAAAAAGGTATTTCCTACAACCAATGTTGATGACGATATGCGTCCTTTGTTCTACTGCAATACCTGCGATAAAGAACACATCAACGTCGTATCCAG GTTTAAATTAATTGCCAATGTTAAAGACGATTCCGGTGAGGCAAACTTTCTTTTGTTTGATACCAACGCTCAGATGACTGTGTGTACTGCAGAACTGTACGATGAG GATGAAGATCCCGACTTCTTACCAGAAGCAGTTAGCGACCTCTTTGGCAAGAGAATGCTTTTTGAAATTTCAGTTGATTCTGATAACATCAGAGGAAAGAGCTCTCAGTATCTTGTTCGTTGTGCTAATGATGATCGTGAAATGATTGAGGAATTTGCAGCTTTGCCTCATAAACCG GTTTTGATGTTGCTCGGCTCCGACGAGATTTCCGATGGTTCTGGTGGTTCTTCAGAAACTCCTGTGTCTAAAAGAAAAGGCAAAGGAGAGGAAGAAAATGATGCTGAGGATCAACTCTCTGTCAAGAAGAAACAGGGTCAAAAGAAAATCAAGGGCGAGTGA